One segment of Cloacibacillus sp. DNA contains the following:
- a CDS encoding putative peptidoglycan glycosyltransferase FtsW — MEINPLGQEGSRYKANPFIWAIPLILSGIGILMITSTTSPTSFLYTGTPFQMGIKQTQWLFIAMCGMCVIYSIPVRIWYRFSAPLLILMWVLAWLPLVPGIGEAIGGARRWIKLPGLGVSLQPGELLCLAVALHLAKLFARDGDRDPLKSFVKTIVIITLAVLPLLAQPDLGTTILVFTVSMGMYVERIGWRYPLIAGGVLGGVVFPLLILIEPYRMRRVAAFLDPWQDPLDKGFQAIQGLIAFSNGGVWGSGLGHGFQKLNYLPAAYTDFIYAAVGEELGLIGTLCIILLFGFWLLQTRASYFRTQDPFRASLIWGISLTVLLPLVINVAGVTKMIPLTGMPLPFISYGGTSLVTMWSRVGLMLRLEKDSVLEDTFDE; from the coding sequence ATGGAAATAAATCCGCTGGGGCAGGAGGGAAGCAGATATAAAGCCAATCCGTTTATATGGGCGATACCGCTCATTTTAAGCGGCATCGGCATTTTGATGATAACCTCCACCACCAGTCCGACCTCGTTCCTATATACGGGCACGCCTTTTCAGATGGGCATAAAGCAGACTCAGTGGCTCTTTATTGCGATGTGCGGCATGTGCGTCATATATTCCATACCTGTGCGCATCTGGTACCGTTTTTCCGCCCCGCTGCTCATTTTGATGTGGGTGCTGGCGTGGCTGCCGCTTGTGCCAGGCATAGGAGAGGCGATAGGAGGCGCGCGGCGCTGGATAAAGCTCCCGGGGCTCGGCGTCTCTTTGCAGCCGGGAGAGTTGCTTTGCCTTGCCGTTGCGCTGCATCTAGCGAAACTTTTCGCCCGCGATGGCGACCGCGATCCTTTGAAAAGCTTTGTAAAAACTATTGTTATTATAACTCTCGCCGTGCTGCCGCTGCTTGCCCAGCCAGACCTCGGCACTACGATACTTGTCTTCACCGTGTCGATGGGAATGTACGTCGAACGCATCGGCTGGCGCTATCCGCTGATTGCGGGGGGCGTCCTTGGAGGCGTCGTTTTCCCACTGCTCATATTGATAGAGCCTTACCGCATGAGGCGCGTCGCCGCCTTTCTCGACCCGTGGCAGGACCCGCTGGATAAGGGCTTTCAGGCTATACAGGGGCTTATCGCCTTTTCAAACGGCGGAGTGTGGGGCTCGGGCCTGGGGCACGGCTTTCAAAAACTGAACTATCTGCCCGCAGCCTATACGGACTTCATTTACGCCGCCGTCGGCGAGGAGCTGGGGCTTATAGGCACGCTCTGCATCATTTTGCTGTTCGGCTTCTGGCTGCTCCAGACCCGCGCAAGCTATTTCCGCACGCAGGACCCGTTTCGCGCCTCGCTTATATGGGGCATCTCGCTTACGGTGCTGCTGCCGCTCGTCATCAACGTCGCGGGCGTCACGAAGATGATACCGCTGACCGGCATGCCGCTGCCCTTTATAAGCTACGGAGGCACGTCGCTTGTGACTATGTGGTCGCGCGTTGGGCTTATGCTGCGGCTTGAAAAAGACAGCGTTCTTGAGGATACTTTCGATGAATGA
- the murD gene encoding UDP-N-acetylmuramoyl-L-alanine--D-glutamate ligase has protein sequence MTEDKVLTGKRISVIGAGVSGRALAELAASLGADVFVSDAKEIKEETKAAFAASGINWEEGGNTDRALCADQIVVSSGISPKIPVLAAAGKNNVPVTGELDFVNPYLSGIVIGVTGSNGKTTTTSMIGYLLEKLGYSVMTGGNIGNAVALAAGKDFDFIVLELSSFQLYWAKDFMCDLAVVTNLAPDHIDWHGSYENYIAAKAKLISCLAPGGAAIYQERDEEALDIKAGVERFPLAWGESDPHKQGVYLDDGVHAAWINGGGCRMKQKLFLFDDVKLLGKHNLENAGMALAALALFNTPEVTGELLASYVPPKHRCAFAGKTGGVSFVDDSKGTNVAATIAAMTSLAGDKVIILGGQGKGEDYAPLAAAVKEYTHAAVLLGSEKQKMAEALAAAGVVNYRLVNDMEEAVKAAFDAAVPGDTVLLSPACTSWDMYPSYNARGDHFCAIVKELAAAGE, from the coding sequence GTGACAGAAGATAAAGTTTTGACAGGCAAACGCATATCCGTGATAGGCGCCGGAGTGAGCGGCAGAGCCCTTGCCGAACTTGCGGCCTCGCTTGGCGCGGATGTATTTGTCTCCGACGCAAAAGAGATAAAAGAAGAGACGAAGGCCGCTTTCGCCGCCTCCGGGATAAACTGGGAAGAGGGCGGCAACACCGACCGCGCGCTCTGCGCTGACCAGATAGTGGTAAGCTCCGGCATATCGCCTAAGATACCGGTCCTAGCCGCCGCCGGCAAAAACAACGTGCCAGTCACAGGCGAGCTGGATTTTGTAAACCCGTATCTTTCGGGCATAGTGATAGGCGTCACCGGAAGCAACGGCAAGACGACGACTACCTCGATGATAGGCTATCTGCTTGAAAAACTTGGTTATTCCGTAATGACCGGAGGGAACATCGGCAACGCTGTGGCGCTTGCCGCCGGAAAAGATTTTGACTTTATCGTGCTCGAACTTTCGAGCTTCCAGCTTTACTGGGCGAAGGATTTTATGTGCGACCTGGCCGTCGTCACCAACCTCGCCCCAGACCATATAGACTGGCACGGCTCTTATGAAAATTACATAGCGGCGAAAGCAAAGCTCATATCATGCCTTGCGCCGGGGGGAGCTGCCATCTATCAGGAGCGCGACGAAGAGGCGCTTGACATAAAGGCCGGCGTCGAACGTTTCCCGCTTGCGTGGGGCGAAAGCGACCCGCACAAGCAGGGCGTCTATCTTGACGACGGCGTTCACGCGGCTTGGATAAACGGCGGCGGCTGCCGCATGAAGCAGAAGCTTTTTCTCTTTGACGACGTGAAGCTGCTTGGAAAACACAACCTCGAGAACGCAGGGATGGCGCTTGCGGCGCTTGCTCTCTTCAACACGCCTGAGGTGACGGGCGAACTGCTCGCCTCATACGTGCCGCCGAAGCACAGATGCGCGTTCGCGGGCAAGACGGGCGGCGTCTCCTTTGTGGACGACTCAAAGGGCACGAACGTGGCGGCCACTATCGCCGCAATGACCTCTCTTGCCGGCGACAAGGTGATCATTCTGGGCGGTCAGGGCAAGGGCGAGGACTACGCTCCGCTTGCCGCAGCAGTAAAAGAATATACTCACGCGGCGGTGCTTCTTGGCTCCGAAAAGCAAAAAATGGCGGAGGCGCTAGCCGCGGCGGGCGTTGTAAACTACAGGCTGGTAAATGATATGGAAGAGGCGGTAAAAGCCGCCTTTGACGCGGCCGTTCCCGGCGATACGGTGTTGCTTTCGCCGGCCTGCACCAGTTGGGATATGTACCCCAGCTACAACGCGCGCGGCGATCATTTCTGTGCTATAGTGAAAGAACTTGCCGCAGCCGGAGAATAA
- a CDS encoding phospho-N-acetylmuramoyl-pentapeptide-transferase: MLIEFTLLLMFAFVCELVLQKYWIAVMHKMKIEQVTKLYGPCWHEKTKMGTPTMGGIVFIPVILLCLPLFMTFAPDFSWEAAGRIISYPVLAAAVGFIDDWLKHTRRSSDGLTSLQKLGLQILVTVPWAVWVSVPPYMIVPGFELPRILYILCVVFVGVGLQNAVNVTDGLDGLAAGCTLISLIAALSFIECGPLMMLVISASCGVCLAFLWHNANPASVFMGDVGAHFFAGLLLSICINSGVFVFVIPLGFFFGVEIFSVAVQIIAIRRFHRKVFKMSPIHHHFEMSGWKETEIVTRFWIIHILGICLLMSCLFYFTLRDF, translated from the coding sequence ATGCTTATAGAATTTACTCTGCTTCTCATGTTCGCCTTTGTCTGCGAACTTGTCTTACAGAAATACTGGATAGCCGTCATGCACAAGATGAAGATAGAGCAGGTGACGAAGCTTTACGGCCCCTGCTGGCACGAAAAGACGAAGATGGGTACGCCCACGATGGGCGGCATCGTCTTTATTCCCGTCATTCTTCTCTGTCTGCCTCTTTTTATGACGTTCGCTCCTGATTTTTCATGGGAGGCGGCCGGCAGGATAATCTCCTATCCCGTGCTCGCCGCGGCGGTGGGCTTCATCGACGACTGGCTCAAACATACGAGGCGTTCAAGCGACGGCCTTACCAGCCTTCAAAAGCTGGGGCTGCAAATTTTGGTCACTGTTCCGTGGGCCGTCTGGGTTTCCGTGCCTCCATATATGATAGTGCCAGGCTTTGAACTGCCCAGAATATTATATATCCTCTGCGTCGTCTTCGTCGGCGTCGGCCTGCAAAACGCGGTCAACGTGACCGACGGCCTTGACGGGCTTGCCGCGGGCTGCACTCTGATTTCGCTCATAGCGGCGCTTTCGTTTATAGAATGCGGGCCGCTTATGATGCTTGTCATTTCCGCCTCGTGCGGCGTCTGCCTAGCCTTTTTGTGGCACAACGCAAACCCGGCCTCCGTTTTTATGGGAGATGTCGGCGCGCATTTTTTTGCGGGGCTGCTGCTTTCGATATGTATAAATTCCGGCGTCTTTGTCTTCGTCATACCGCTGGGATTTTTCTTTGGAGTTGAGATATTTTCCGTGGCCGTCCAAATAATAGCCATTCGCCGCTTCCACAGGAAGGTCTTCAAAATGAGCCCGATACACCATCATTTTGAAATGTCCGGCTGGAAAGAGACGGAGATCGTGACGCGTTTTTGGATAATCCACATCCTGGGCATCTGCCTGCTCATGTCGTGCCTCTTTTATTTTACGCTTAGAGACTTTTGA
- the murF gene encoding UDP-N-acetylmuramoyl-tripeptide--D-alanyl-D-alanine ligase yields MTPFTASAAASACGGSLCGPDIKICRGWKSDSREVSHGDAFVAIKGDVTDGHLFLQQAVNNGAKLLLVNASEMERLELRRPEYAGITFIAAEDTVRALSKIAEEYLRGVAPHVTAITGSVGKTTTRELTAAAMKKRLRLHSAIRSFNTLIGCSLTVLAMPEDTQELVLELGTNHFGEISELVEHFQPQTVIITEVVPAHLEGFGDIHGVLRAKMEICKSPALEKIIFNNDNPLIREYMSYNYNNITKYSIGYDEGSDIRIIDSYITLDEGGPRTTALYEEKGERFTLESTLFGIQHAYNMAYACCAAELSGVSKKETAQAFAAMPPISGRGLCRRCGAQGWVIDEAYNANPASMSAAIKNARSAAEKLGVKKCAILGGMRELGESTAEWHAKIISEVSDFDAVMLLGREWAECGAPVGKSAAVYLSLEDIIGAIDYTDLSRRVILVKGSNSYGLKKVVGALTEA; encoded by the coding sequence GTGACCCCCTTTACTGCCTCCGCCGCCGCATCCGCGTGCGGCGGGAGCCTCTGCGGCCCTGATATAAAAATATGCCGTGGGTGGAAGAGCGACAGCCGTGAGGTTTCGCACGGAGACGCCTTCGTCGCCATAAAGGGCGACGTGACGGACGGCCATCTATTTTTACAGCAGGCGGTGAACAACGGCGCGAAGCTGCTGCTCGTCAACGCCTCCGAGATGGAGCGCCTTGAACTGCGCCGTCCAGAATACGCCGGCATCACCTTCATCGCGGCGGAGGATACTGTGCGGGCTTTGTCGAAAATAGCGGAAGAATATTTAAGAGGCGTAGCGCCGCATGTGACGGCTATAACAGGCAGCGTTGGAAAGACGACGACGCGCGAGCTGACGGCGGCGGCTATGAAAAAGCGTCTGCGCCTGCACAGCGCGATACGCAGCTTCAACACGCTCATCGGATGCAGCCTGACCGTGCTTGCGATGCCGGAGGATACTCAGGAGCTTGTGCTAGAACTCGGCACCAACCATTTTGGGGAGATATCGGAGCTTGTGGAGCATTTTCAGCCGCAGACCGTGATAATTACGGAGGTCGTTCCCGCGCATCTTGAAGGCTTTGGTGACATCCATGGCGTTCTGCGCGCCAAAATGGAGATATGCAAAAGCCCGGCGCTTGAAAAAATCATCTTCAACAACGACAATCCGCTGATTCGCGAGTATATGTCATATAATTATAATAACATTACAAAATATTCCATAGGTTACGACGAGGGAAGCGACATCAGGATAATCGACAGCTATATCACGCTGGACGAGGGCGGCCCGCGCACGACGGCGCTCTATGAGGAAAAAGGAGAGCGCTTTACACTGGAAAGCACGCTCTTTGGCATCCAGCACGCCTATAACATGGCCTATGCCTGCTGCGCGGCGGAGCTTTCCGGAGTTTCCAAAAAAGAGACGGCGCAGGCCTTCGCCGCGATGCCGCCGATATCGGGACGCGGCCTCTGCCGCAGGTGCGGCGCGCAGGGCTGGGTGATAGACGAGGCCTATAACGCAAATCCGGCCTCTATGTCGGCCGCCATAAAGAACGCGCGCTCCGCGGCGGAAAAGCTCGGCGTAAAAAAATGCGCTATTCTTGGCGGCATGAGGGAGCTTGGCGAAAGCACCGCCGAGTGGCACGCTAAAATCATTTCCGAAGTGTCGGATTTTGACGCCGTGATGCTGCTTGGCCGGGAGTGGGCGGAGTGCGGAGCGCCTGTCGGCAAGAGCGCCGCAGTCTACCTTTCGCTGGAAGACATCATAGGCGCCATCGACTACACAGACCTCTCCCGCCGCGTCATACTTGTCAAAGGCTCCAATTCCTATGGCCTGAAAAAAGTGGTCGGGGCTTTAACGGAGGCGTAA
- a CDS encoding UDP-N-acetylmuramoyl-L-alanyl-D-glutamate--2,6-diaminopimelate ligase, protein MLLNKVAQAAEKLPIKVRLHLPEGCVLEAINVEGVVCDSRKAAPGMMFAATKGGHVDAHDFIAGAVAKGTSAVLCERETDCPVPQLITDDVRAAMGYICSLVHDEPAKKLTMIALTGTNGKTTSTFMTQSILNHAGIKTGLMGTIIYDDGKTQEEAEHTTPEGSDVQNILARMTENGCKACVMEASSHAIDQGRINGISFDRAGFTNLTLDHLDYHKTMENYFLAKKALFDKYMRNNWKACVNIDDAYGQRLRDALGARAITYSMVNESADFWASIKNISVGGLDLEVKTPDLPKTQKVTLPVLGAYNVSNALQALSLAWSLGVSSQTALEALENMRQVPGRLERYAIEGSGVCVIDFAHSSDGLEKVLTAVRPICKKKLYVLFGAGGDRDTTKRPVMGEIASRLGDYVVVTSDNPRSEDPTAIMKAIEPGVKEHDTPYVMIEDRRAAIYYGLEQIGEGDMLVIAGRGPETHQILKDGPIPLVDKEIMEDWLAAHGKRTAR, encoded by the coding sequence ATGTTGTTGAACAAAGTGGCTCAGGCGGCCGAAAAACTGCCTATAAAGGTTAGACTCCATCTTCCGGAAGGTTGCGTCCTTGAGGCTATAAATGTGGAGGGCGTGGTGTGCGACAGCAGAAAAGCTGCCCCGGGCATGATGTTCGCGGCCACCAAGGGCGGACATGTCGACGCACACGACTTTATCGCGGGCGCTGTCGCAAAAGGAACTTCCGCCGTTTTATGCGAAAGAGAGACAGACTGCCCCGTTCCGCAGCTTATAACGGACGACGTTCGCGCGGCTATGGGGTATATATGCTCGCTCGTCCACGACGAGCCTGCGAAAAAATTGACGATGATAGCGCTTACCGGCACGAACGGAAAGACGACCTCCACCTTTATGACGCAGAGCATACTGAACCACGCCGGCATAAAGACGGGGCTTATGGGCACCATCATCTACGACGACGGGAAAACGCAGGAAGAGGCGGAGCACACGACGCCAGAGGGCAGCGACGTTCAGAATATACTTGCCAGAATGACGGAAAACGGCTGCAAGGCCTGCGTCATGGAGGCGTCGTCCCACGCCATAGACCAGGGGCGCATAAACGGCATAAGCTTCGACAGGGCCGGCTTTACGAACCTCACTCTGGATCATCTCGACTACCATAAGACTATGGAAAATTATTTCCTCGCTAAAAAGGCGCTCTTTGACAAATATATGAGAAACAACTGGAAGGCCTGCGTCAACATCGACGACGCATACGGCCAGCGGCTGCGCGACGCATTGGGCGCGCGCGCCATTACCTACAGCATGGTGAACGAAAGCGCAGATTTCTGGGCCTCTATCAAAAATATAAGCGTCGGCGGCCTCGACCTTGAGGTCAAAACGCCGGACTTGCCGAAAACACAGAAGGTCACTCTGCCGGTGCTCGGCGCCTACAATGTCTCGAACGCGCTGCAGGCGCTCTCGCTTGCGTGGTCTCTAGGCGTCTCGTCGCAGACCGCGCTTGAAGCGCTTGAAAATATGCGGCAGGTGCCAGGACGGCTTGAACGCTATGCGATAGAGGGTTCAGGCGTATGCGTCATCGACTTTGCGCACAGCTCCGACGGGCTTGAAAAGGTGCTGACGGCGGTGCGCCCCATCTGTAAAAAGAAGCTCTATGTGCTGTTTGGAGCGGGCGGCGACAGAGACACGACGAAGCGTCCCGTTATGGGCGAGATAGCGTCGCGCCTTGGCGACTATGTGGTGGTCACCTCCGACAACCCAAGAAGCGAAGACCCGACCGCGATCATGAAGGCCATAGAGCCTGGCGTAAAAGAGCACGACACGCCCTATGTGATGATAGAGGATCGCCGCGCGGCCATCTATTACGGGCTGGAGCAGATAGGCGAGGGCGACATGCTTGTGATAGCGGGGCGCGGCCCCGAGACGCACCAGATCTTGAAGGATGGGCCTATCCCTCTTGTAGATAAAGAAATAATGGAGGACTGGCTTGCCGCGCATGGAAAGAGGACGGCAAGGTGA
- a CDS encoding penicillin-binding protein 2, protein MSPSRGRIEDRNGIPLAISVPTTSFFIDPKFWDPASSDKVLSPFFGKAVGSKFAQERPGRFYWVARNIPVDKANTLAKQKVPGLYTQTEKRRIYPHESLAFHVLGFCDIDQYGQAGVELAWNHILYSPPRSRFMTRDSKGNALDIMSGKSGVVKDTAGSIKLTIDSRIQQILEWRLSEGAKASEAGWAAGVCVDPHTGQIIALASYPTLNPNNRKNLIHTDAVRNNAVGRVFEPGSVFKPITMAIAMETGAVSANSTFQCGGSMILFDKTMSEVHRKAHGVQDLTHVLMNSCNIGMSKMSMGVPRYQAYGMLKQFGFGDKTEVEIAGEEAGLIKQPEEWLGTVPANIFIGQGIAVTPLQEVMAIASIANGGTLLKPYIVEEVRDSAGKMIHRGTKRARYQVISQKTSDFVRQAMKMVVAEGGGKLAKSTKVAVAGKTGTAQVAQSGEYQKGQYVASFVGFWPADRPQYVMLISIGEPKGARYYGGQIAAPVFKSIVEDIVQINPGKI, encoded by the coding sequence GTGAGCCCGTCGCGCGGCAGGATAGAGGACAGAAACGGCATCCCGCTTGCAATATCCGTTCCGACTACAAGTTTTTTCATCGACCCTAAATTCTGGGACCCCGCAAGCTCTGATAAAGTTCTGTCGCCCTTTTTCGGGAAGGCAGTAGGCTCTAAATTCGCGCAGGAACGGCCCGGACGTTTTTACTGGGTGGCGCGCAACATCCCGGTGGACAAGGCGAACACGCTCGCAAAGCAGAAGGTTCCCGGCCTCTATACCCAGACGGAAAAAAGAAGGATATATCCGCACGAGTCGCTGGCGTTCCACGTCCTCGGCTTTTGCGACATAGACCAGTACGGCCAGGCGGGCGTAGAGCTTGCCTGGAATCATATTTTATATTCGCCGCCGCGTTCGAGGTTCATGACGAGGGATTCCAAGGGGAACGCGCTTGACATCATGAGCGGAAAATCTGGAGTTGTGAAGGATACGGCCGGTTCAATAAAGCTGACCATTGATTCGCGCATCCAACAGATACTTGAATGGCGTCTGAGTGAAGGGGCAAAGGCCTCCGAGGCGGGATGGGCCGCCGGCGTCTGCGTCGACCCGCACACAGGGCAGATAATCGCACTTGCAAGCTACCCGACGCTGAACCCCAACAACAGAAAAAATCTCATCCACACCGACGCCGTGCGCAACAACGCTGTTGGCCGCGTCTTTGAGCCCGGCTCCGTTTTTAAGCCGATAACGATGGCGATAGCGATGGAGACGGGCGCAGTTAGTGCGAACAGTACGTTTCAGTGCGGCGGTTCGATGATACTCTTTGACAAGACGATGAGTGAAGTGCACAGAAAGGCGCACGGCGTTCAGGACCTCACTCACGTTCTTATGAATTCCTGCAATATCGGGATGTCCAAAATGTCTATGGGGGTGCCAAGGTATCAGGCCTATGGTATGCTTAAACAGTTTGGCTTCGGCGACAAGACCGAGGTCGAAATAGCCGGCGAAGAGGCCGGGCTTATCAAGCAGCCGGAAGAATGGCTAGGCACTGTGCCCGCCAACATATTTATCGGACAGGGCATTGCTGTTACGCCTCTTCAGGAGGTGATGGCCATCGCCTCTATCGCAAACGGAGGCACGCTGCTTAAGCCGTATATTGTGGAAGAGGTAAGGGACAGCGCCGGGAAGATGATCCATAGAGGAACGAAGCGCGCGCGCTATCAGGTGATCTCTCAAAAGACCTCCGATTTTGTGAGGCAGGCTATGAAGATGGTCGTCGCGGAGGGCGGCGGAAAGCTGGCTAAATCCACTAAGGTGGCCGTTGCCGGAAAGACCGGAACGGCGCAGGTGGCTCAGTCCGGCGAGTATCAAAAGGGGCAGTACGTGGCCTCGTTCGTCGGTTTCTGGCCCGCGGACAGACCGCAGTATGTGATGCTGATATCCATAGGCGAACCAAAGGGCGCCAGATATTACGGAGGGCAGATAGCCGCTCCGGTATTTAAGTCTATAGTGGAAGATATCGTTCAGATAAATCCTGGGAAAATATAA
- the rsmH gene encoding 16S rRNA (cytosine(1402)-N(4))-methyltransferase RsmH, with translation MKEHLSVMLNEVLEAIDEPEKVLCVVDATLGLAGHSIKILEKCASARLFGFDQDAEAREIAGERLAPFEGRFEIVAQNFRTISELRERDDFDGADVILFDLGVSNLQITEPERGFSFQNDGPLDMRMDSEDSTEHHRRAEEILQNADIKELTEIFRNYGEERYAYEIARGIVRSREHGGELHTTTELVELIRRILPAPVQRKMGGHPARKVFQALRIAVNDEINALNEALDGALEVLKPGGKMIVISYHSLEDRMVKLRFRKWKDEEAGEPAPRKALVPCEEEIEANYKSRSAKMRIFQKYEEDTEYETDGSEEDSEDA, from the coding sequence ATGAAAGAACATCTGTCGGTGATGCTGAACGAGGTGCTTGAGGCCATTGACGAACCTGAAAAGGTCTTGTGCGTCGTCGACGCCACTTTAGGGCTTGCCGGCCACAGCATCAAGATACTTGAAAAATGCGCAAGCGCCCGTCTTTTTGGCTTCGACCAGGACGCGGAGGCGCGTGAAATAGCGGGAGAGCGGCTTGCTCCGTTTGAGGGACGCTTTGAGATCGTGGCGCAGAATTTCCGCACGATATCGGAGCTTCGCGAAAGAGACGATTTTGACGGCGCCGATGTGATCCTCTTTGACCTCGGTGTTTCAAACTTGCAGATAACGGAGCCGGAACGCGGCTTTTCATTTCAGAATGACGGGCCGCTCGATATGAGGATGGACTCCGAGGATTCTACGGAGCATCACAGAAGAGCCGAAGAGATCCTTCAGAACGCCGACATCAAGGAACTTACGGAGATTTTTCGCAATTACGGCGAGGAGCGCTACGCCTATGAGATAGCAAGGGGCATCGTCCGCAGCCGTGAGCACGGGGGCGAACTGCATACGACGACGGAGCTTGTGGAGCTTATCCGCCGCATCCTGCCCGCGCCGGTGCAGCGAAAGATGGGCGGACATCCTGCCCGCAAGGTCTTTCAGGCGCTGCGCATAGCCGTCAATGATGAGATAAACGCTCTTAACGAGGCGCTTGACGGTGCGCTGGAAGTGCTGAAGCCGGGCGGCAAGATGATCGTCATCTCCTATCATTCGCTTGAGGACAGAATGGTCAAGCTGCGTTTCCGCAAGTGGAAGGATGAGGAAGCGGGGGAGCCGGCGCCAAGGAAGGCGCTCGTGCCATGCGAAGAGGAGATAGAGGCGAATTATAAGTCTCGCAGCGCTAAGATGAGGATTTTTCAGAAGTACGAAGAAGATACAGAGTATGAGACGGATGGCTCAGAGGAGGACAGTGAAGATGCGTAA
- the mraZ gene encoding division/cell wall cluster transcriptional repressor MraZ, with amino-acid sequence MLVGSYNHKLDGKGRTVLPAKFRGELGSSVVATIGIDRCIALYPLPRWEELINKLKELSTFKKKTRDFRRVLLSMATEQEIDGAGRILIPQVLRDYAGTESDVTLIGAEDHMELWDTQKWEEHRGEVLADFSDMAEELDEI; translated from the coding sequence ATGCTGGTGGGTAGTTATAACCATAAACTTGATGGAAAAGGCCGCACGGTTCTCCCCGCGAAGTTCAGGGGCGAGCTTGGCTCATCGGTTGTGGCAACTATCGGCATAGACCGCTGCATCGCTTTGTATCCTCTTCCCCGCTGGGAAGAACTTATAAATAAATTAAAGGAACTCTCAACGTTCAAAAAAAAGACGCGTGATTTCAGGCGCGTGCTTCTGTCGATGGCGACGGAGCAGGAGATAGACGGCGCGGGACGTATCCTTATCCCTCAGGTGCTGCGCGATTACGCGGGCACGGAGAGCGACGTTACTCTGATAGGCGCGGAAGACCACATGGAGTTGTGGGACACGCAGAAGTGGGAGGAACACCGCGGCGAAGTGCTGGCGGATTTCTCTGATATGGCGGAAGAGCTGGACGAAATATGA
- a CDS encoding V-type ATP synthase subunit D: MAKALNVNPNRMELSKLKRQLVTAKRGHKLLKDKQDALVKEFLERARSVYDLRREVERELGDCYGGFLMARAQTLPQMLEQTLMASGGDLRVEVEHKNVMSVRVPKYELPELHAELNYGLATSPGSLDVALEKFLKVMPKLVRLAAAEKAIRAMALEIERTRRRVNALEHVMIPSFTEAIRSITMKLDEMERSTLSRLMVIKEIVRNH, encoded by the coding sequence ATGGCAAAGGCGCTTAATGTCAACCCCAACAGAATGGAGCTCTCGAAGCTCAAAAGACAGCTTGTCACCGCGAAGAGGGGCCATAAACTTCTGAAGGACAAGCAGGACGCGCTTGTAAAAGAATTTCTCGAACGCGCGCGTTCCGTCTACGACCTCCGCCGCGAGGTGGAGCGGGAGCTTGGCGACTGCTATGGCGGATTCCTTATGGCGCGGGCGCAGACGCTTCCGCAGATGCTTGAGCAAACGCTCATGGCATCAGGCGGAGACCTAAGAGTAGAGGTGGAGCACAAAAACGTAATGAGCGTAAGAGTGCCGAAGTACGAGCTTCCCGAGCTTCACGCGGAGCTCAACTACGGACTCGCTACCTCTCCCGGAAGCCTCGACGTAGCGCTTGAGAAATTTCTCAAAGTCATGCCGAAGCTGGTTCGTCTGGCCGCCGCCGAAAAGGCGATACGCGCTATGGCCCTTGAAATAGAACGCACCCGCCGCCGCGTCAACGCGCTCGAACACGTCATGATACCTTCGTTCACGGAGGCCATACGTTCGATCACGATGAAGCTGGACGAAATGGAACGTTCCACGCTCAGCAGGCTCATGGTCATAAAGGAAATAGTCAGAAACCACTAA